In a genomic window of Helianthus annuus cultivar XRQ/B chromosome 10, HanXRQr2.0-SUNRISE, whole genome shotgun sequence:
- the LOC110886931 gene encoding probable 3-hydroxyisobutyrate dehydrogenase-like 1, mitochondrial: MRTNSLIRSLYNIKFHTHTLFTFTITPLHHTMTTTTITEPPITPSNTRIGWIGTGVMGQSMCSHLIKAGYTLTIFTRTQSKAQPLLNLGANWASSPHSVASQSDVVFSIVGYPSDVRHVLLHPTSGALSGFSGTGILVDMTTSDPSLAVEISTSAAEKSCFAVDAPVSGGDRGARNAALSIFAGGDEAIIKRLNPLFTLLGKVNYMGGPGKGQYAKLANQITIGSTMVGLIEGMVYAHKAGLDLGVYLDAISTGAAGSKSLDLYGQRILKRDFEAGFYVNHFVKDLGICLRECEKMGIALPGLALAQQLYVSLKAHGEGDLGTQALILSLERLNNLSLE, encoded by the coding sequence ATGAGAACCAACTCACTCATCCGTTCACTCTACAACATCAAATTCCACACCCACACCCTCTTCACCTTCACCATCACTCCCCTCCACCACACgatgaccaccaccaccattaccGAACCACCCATAACCCCATCCAACACCCGCATAGGCTGGATCGGCACCGGCGTCATGGGCCAATCCATGTGCTCCCACCTCATCAAAGCCGGCTACACTCTCACCATCTTCACCCGCACCCAATCCAAAGCCCAACCCCTCCTCAACCTCGGAGCCAACTGGGCCTCTTCCCCTCACTCCGTCGCTTCCCAATCCGACGTCGTTTTCTCCATCGTCGGCTACCCTTCCGACGTCCGCCACGTCCTCCTCCACCCCACTTCCGGCGCCCTCTCCGGCTTCTCTGGCACCGGAATCCTCGTCGACATGACCACTTCCGACCCTTCACTCGCCGTCGAGATCTCAACTTCCGCCGCTGAAAAATCCTGCTTCGCCGTCGACGCTCCGGTCTCCGGCGGGGACCGCGGCGCTCGTAACGCCGCCCTGTCGATCTTCGCCGGCGGTGATGAAGCTATAATAAAACGGTTAAATCCCCTTTTTACCCTTTTGGGGAAAGTTAATTACATGGGTGGACCAGGTAAAGGTCAATATGCGAAATTAGCGAATCAGATTACTATTGGTTCAACCATGGTTGGGTTAATCGAGGGTATGGTTTATGCGCATAAAGCTGGGCTTGATTTGGGTGTTTATTTGGATGCGATTTCGACCGGTGCGGCCGGGTCAAAGTCGCTGGATTTGTATGGTCAACGGATATTGAAAAGGGATTTTGAAGCAGGGTTTTATGTGAATCATTTTGTTAAAGATTTGGGGATTTGTTTGAGAGAGTGTGAGAAAATGGGTATTGCTTTACCTGGGTTAGCACTTGCTCAACAGCTTTATGTGTCTCTTAAGGCTCATGGTGAGGGTGATTTGGGGACTCAAGCTCTTATTTTGTCACTTGAAAGACTTAACAATTTGAGTCTTGAGTAG
- the LOC110886933 gene encoding uncharacterized tRNA/rRNA methyltransferase slr0955: MYCNFTKCHAIPIVRASSQQPKCLLQFYINPKPSQLLPSSNWGKPICCSRVRTFRTSSIGFIENTQEYCQLLGSVSLNQHVGKKDECFSHGVYSKRRNFSTFSYSRKAVEGGESVKSLPWLARNKDGEVKEVEKSVTRRSSWGESAERFTKSGREKVRRKDFKQSKASDDELAPRKVNRSSWEESAEKFSRNGVESNERGRRFDERSAYRERRNVSDGESDIESEETDTPKWYKVQERFDRFDKVAGVERNDRFNRQDNWGRKVWKEASESSVPKMIGECVYGVGPVLAALSANRREFYVLYVQEGIDLTGNNKKKKDKKAFEKVLKLADKIGLTTKEISKHDLNMFADNRPHQGLVLDASPLEMVNIRQLDRVAENEGTGLWLALDEVMDPQNLGAIIRSAYFFGASGVVLCAKNSAPLSGVVSKASAGSLELTELRSCKNMMQFLVSSAENGWRVLGGSVASRAVDINEVVTGAPTILVLGSEGTGLRPLVERSCTQLVKIPGNIPVHLSAGLEDVDPLSFVAVESLNVSVAAGVLLHHLAGSKSAVNAE; this comes from the coding sequence ATGTACTGTAATTTCACAAAGTGTCATGCAATCCCAATTGTTAGAGCCTCTTCGCAACAACCCAAATGCCTTTTACAGTTCTACATAAACCCTAAACCCTCACAATTGCTACCCAGTTCAAATTGGGGAAAACCCATTTGCTGTTCTAGGGTTAGAACATTTAGAACTAGCTCAATTGGATTCATTGAAAACACACAAGAGTATTGTCAGTTATTAGGTTCAGTTAGTTTAAATCAACATGTTGGGAAGAAAGATGAATGCTTTTCACATGGGGTTTACTCGAAACGTAGAAATTTTTCGACTTTTTCGTATTCGCGTAAAGCGGTTGAAGGTGGTGAGTCTGTGAAGTCTCTTCCTTGGTTAGCTAGAAATAAAGATGGTGAAGTAAAAGAGGTTGAAAAATCGGTTACGAGACGATCTTCGTGGGGGGAATCGGCTGAGCGGTTTACGAAAAGTGGTAGGGAGAAGGTTAGGAGAAAGGATTTTAAACAAAGTAAGGCTTCGGACGATGAGTTGGCGCCGAGAAAAGTTAATCGGTCTTCTTGGGAAGAATCGGCGGAAAAGTTTTCGAGAAATGGTGTTGAGAGTAACGAAAGGGGTAGGCGATTTGATGAACGGAGTGCGTATCGAGAAAGAAGGAATGTATCGGATGGTGAATCGGATATCGAAAGTGAAGAAACGGATACTCCGAAGTGGTATAAGGTTCAAGAGCGGTTCGATAGGTTTGATAAGGTTGCGGGTGTGGAACGCAACGATAGATTTAACCGGCAAGATAATTGGGGCAGGAAAGTATGGAAAGAAGCTAGCGAATCTAGTGTACCGAAAATGATCGGTGAATGTGTGTATGGCGTCGGTCCTGTGTTAGCTGCGTTATCAGCGAACCGAAGAGAGTTTTACGTTTTGTATGTTCAAGAAGGTATTGATTTAACCggaaataataaaaagaaaaaggaCAAGAAAGCGTTCGAAAAAGTCTTGAAGCTTGCCGATAAAATAGGACTGACAACGAAAGAAATATCAAAACACGATCTTAACATGTTTGCGGATAACCGTCCGCATCAGGGTTTGGTTCTCGACGCTTCACCGTTGGAAATGGTGAACATACGTCAACTGGATCGCGTAGCGGAAAACGAAGGAACAGGGCTTTGGTTGGCGTTAGATGAAGTTATGGACCCACAAAACCTGGGTGCTATAATCCGGTCGGCTTACTTTTTCGGTGCATCGGGGGTTGTACTTTGCGCAAAGAATTCCGCACCACTTAGCGGGGTTGTAAGTAAAGCGAGTGCTGGTTCACTTGAGCTAACCGAGCTTCGGTCGTGTAAGAACATGATGCAGTTTTTGGTTTCTTCAGCTGAAAACGGTTGGAGGGTTCTCGGTGGTTCGGTTGCTTCACGAGCCGTGGATATAAACGAGGTGGTGACCGGTGCGCCCACGATCCTTGTGTTGGGGAGTGAGGGCACGGGTTTGCGACCGCTGGTTGAGAGGTCTTGTACTCAGTTAGTTAAAATTCCTGGGAATATTCCGGTACATTTGAGTGCAGGGTTAGAAGATGTAGACCCTCTGTCTTTTGTTGCGGTTGAAAGTTTGAATGTTAGTGTTGCGGCTGGTGTGCTTCTTCATCATTTGGCTGGAAGCAAGAGTGCAGTTAATGCCGAGTAA
- the LOC110886932 gene encoding hexokinase-1 translates to MGKVAVAAAVVGTAAVTAAVVLVVRHRMQNSGKWAKAMDIVKEFEEKCATPVSKLRQVADAMTVEMHAGLASDGGSKLKMLISYVDNLPTGDETGVFYALDLGGTNFRVLRVKLGEVDNVKKEFEEVSIPPNLMIGKCEDLFDFIAGELAKFVATEGENMQIPAGTQRELGFTFSFPVKQSSIAGGTLVRWTKGFNIEDAVGQDIVEELTKAMERVGLDMRVSALVNDTVGTLAGGRYSDPDVIAAVILGTGTNAAYVERANAIPKWQGLLPKSGEMVINMEWGNFRSSHLPLTEYDENLDSDSLNPGEQIYEKMISGMYLGEVVRLVLLKMAVEAEFFGDTVPSKLEKPFVLRTPDMSAMHHDATQDLRVVATKLKDILEISNTSLKMRKVIVELCEIVATRGARLSAAGILGILKKIGRDTVKEGEETQKSVIAMDGGLFEHYTKFKNAMQNTMNELLGEEVSKNIIIKLSNDGSGLGAALLAASHSQYREYTEST, encoded by the exons ATGGGTAAGGTAGCGgtagcggcggcggtggtgggtaCCGCCGCGGTGACTGCGGCGGTGGTTCTGGTGGTGCGTCACCGGATGCAGAACTCCGGCAAGTGGGCTAAAGCAATGGATATTGTTAAAGAGTTTGAAGAGAAGTGTGCAACTCCGGTTTCAAAACTCCGGCAGGTTGCTGACGCCATGACGGTGGAGATGCACGCCGGACTTGCCTCTGACGGTGGTAGCAAACTCAAGATGTTAATCAGCTATGTTGACAATCTTCCCACTgg GGACGAAACTGGAGTTTTTTACGCTCTTGATCTTGGCGGTACAAATTTTCGTGTTCTTCGTGTGAAATTGGGTGAAGTTGATAATGTGAAAAAAGAATTTGAAGAGGTTTCAATTCCACCAAATCTCATGATCGGGAAATGTGAA GATTTATTTGATTTTATTGCTGGAGAACTTGCAAAATTTGTGGCTACAGAAGGTGAAAATATGCAAATTCCAGCTGGCACACAACGGGAGTTAGGGTTTACCTTTTCGTTTCCTGTCAAGCAATCGTCAATCGCAGGAGGGACTCTTGTTAGATGGACTAAAGGCTTCAATATTGAAGATGCA GTTGGGCAGGATATCGTCGAAGAGTTGACAAAAGCAATGGAAAGGGTCGGCCTTGATATGCGTGTTTCGgctttg GTCAATGATACAGTTGGAACTTTAGCGGGGGGACGATATAGTGATCCGGATGTAATTGCTGCTGTGATATTGGGTACCGGAACTAATGCAGCATATGTGGAACGCGCAAATGCAATCCCTAAATGGCAAGGTCTACTTCCGAAATCAGGGGAAATG gttataaacatggAATGGGGCAACTTTCGGTCATCACATCTTCCTTTGACCGAGTATGATGAAAATCTTGATAGTGATAGCTTGAACCCTGGAGAGCAG ATATATGAGAAGATGATTTCTGGAATGTATTTGGGAGAAGTCGTGAGGCTAGTCTTGTTGAAGATGGCTGTAGAGGCTGAGTTTTTTGGTGATACCGTGCCATCCAAACTTGAAAAGCCTTTCGTATTAAG GACACCTGATATGTCTGCAATGCATCATGATGCAACCCAAGACCTCAGAGTGGTTGCAACCAAGTTAAAAGACATACTAGAG ATATCTAACACTTCTCTAAAAATGAGAAAAGTGATTGTGGAGCTATGTGAAATCGTTGCAACGCGTGGGGCTCGTCTTTCGGCTGCAGGTATCCTAGGAATTCTCAAAAAAATCGGAAGGGATACCGTTAAGGAAGGGGAAGAAACCCAAAAATCAGTAATAGCAATGGATGGCGGGCTCTTTGAACACTATACTAAATTCAAAAACGCGATGCAAAACACAATGAACGAGTTGTTAGGTGAAGAAGTTTCTAAAAACATCATAATCAAGCTATCCAATGATGGGTCAGGTCTCGGGGCTGCTCTTCTTGCAGCTTCTCATTCTCAATATCGCGAATACACCGAGTCCACATAG